The Thamnophis elegans isolate rThaEle1 chromosome Z, rThaEle1.pri, whole genome shotgun sequence DNA window TGGAAATTCTATATAAACACTATCAATAATGTAGTCCTACTTTCCTCAATTTAATGTTTACTAGATATGTTGCATTCTCAGGCAGCATACTAGTTGGAATTGGTGGGAGTTGTGTCTGGAGAATACTGACGGGGAAAACATTACAGAAAATGCACAGACAGATATACTAATTTTCTCACTCAATCTATATCTTCTTGGTTAAATGTACATACTTTCCACCACCCAGATTTATATTTTCCCTATAGGAAATCGTAGATTTtatctggaaaagaaagaaaggaaggaaggaggtttgAATTGCATTTCTTACAATTCATGAACAAAAGGTGAGTCATCAAGGTCCTCACCTCCAAATCATCTGGTTTGCAGTCCTCAGTCTTCCCAGAAACTTATAAAAGAAATTTGGCCAAATTATTGAATTCTACAATGGAATTTTCACTGATTTGCActagagaatgaaaagaaaattttctaactgcattAAGAACTTAAGGTGCACAGTGACACTGCACAATGATTCAACATACATTTTTATATCAACTCTAAAATCCTGGAGAGATTTATGGGCACATTTTAAAGTTTCTATAAATTCAACAAAATTGCATACTTCAAAAGACTACAAATAATTTGCATGTTGGGTTAcatgtttaaaaatgaatatatttgttttaatataaatcatgtaataGTTTTGCCATTTCATTCATATATCTAGCTGTACAGTGTCTATCATACACTGTGTAATTAatgtttctgttttcttctttatttgaGGTTTTTAAatcatctgaaaataaaaatggaaaatcagAATGCCACCGTGACATTTTTTGTCCTTCTGGGATTCTCATACAGTATTACAATCACTACTTTCTTCTTCTTGGTATTTTTGCTTATGTATACCCTAACCTTACTGGGAAATATCATAATTTTGGTAGTCACCAGTCATCTCCAAAGCCCCATGTACTTTTTTATAATGCATCTTGCTTTCATTGATATCTGTTTTTCTTCCATCACTGTGCCAAAGCTGCTGGTGATTTTCTGGGCAAGACAGACTATTTCTTACTCTGGATGCTTCATTCAGatgttttttgtctttgtcaCAGGAAGCACTGAAGATTATATCCTTGCTGCAATGGCCTATGACCGATATGCTGCCATTTGCAAGCCCCTCCATTATGTTCAAATTGTGAACACAACACATTGTAGATGGCTGGTGGCTGGAGCATGGGCAATTGGTTTCTTATGTGCCATGATAAATATATTACCTGCTTTGAAACTAGATTTCTGTGGATCAAATTTTATTAGGGATTTCAGCTGTGAATTTCCATCTGTGCTTTCATTATCCTGCACAGAAACATCCTCCAATTGGTTGGCATTTCTGCTATCTGGTGGGGCTGTTTCTGGTTGTTCATTGATAATCATCCTAATCTCCTATATCCATATCATCTCAACTATCCTGAAGTTGAACTCAGCAGAAGCAAAACAGAAAACATTCTCTACCTGTAGTTCTCACATTATTGTTGTGGTTTTGTATTATGGCACTGCCTGTTTTAGAAACATGAGGCCCAGCTCAGCTTCCTCAATTATTGTTGATGAACTCTTCTCTATTCAATATAAGATTTCAACACCCATGCTGAATCCCCTTAtctacagcctgaaaaacagggaAGTGAAGGAAGCCATCAAAAAATTAATGGGATACAAACCCTTGTAATCCATACCAATGCACATGTATATAGGCCTGTGCACATAGATGTGTTTATCTCCATCTGCCTCTatgtatataaacacacacacaaacaatgtaccttgctttctctttctatctctctgggTTTGTCTACCTGTATAACCTTAAATCGAACTATTTTCAATGTAttgttttggaaaaatatttgaatacaGTGTAAAGTTGTGTGACTCTTTCCATATCATAGCATCATAGTATTGAcagtggtgatggtggtgatgctgcttaaaataataatagctaGTATAATTAAATTAAGCCTTCTCCCTCACCCCTTGGACTTTTTTGCATTAAGCAATGTTGGAACTGAAGATGTtttttggataagaagtgaaatattttcaaataaaaaaaattaagaaatccaattgcctttaaaaaaaaaacatgtcctggatgattgagaatcttcatagaaaaATTGTTTGCATGGCGTATTCATATATTATTTATAACCAAACTCACTTTTTCCCTTATCTCTGATTtcataaatctgaatctgaaataaTGGGGCTTGTTTTAATGCACTTGCTGACATTTATTACAGTGTATTATATTCTAGAAGCTCAAGACTCCAACCCCCTTTGCTGATTAATTCCTTGGATATATACATATGAAAGCAAGCATTCTTTACATATGAAAGCAAGCATTTAGCTTTATTACTGCTTTAGGAAACTTCATATTCGTTAGGTCTAATAGCATTTAGTAGCACAATATTTGCAAGGTTGCCTTGAAGAAGTTGATTGATTAAGTGATCATATTCTACTGAGTTCAAGTGCCATAGTTCACAGTACATTAACATTggtttttaaaacctgataaagactcaaggtcacGATCAGTGTACTGGTGGTGCTTGTGGAAAATATTCTGGCAAgagtaggaaaaggaaagaaaaagataagaacccttctactttgaaaaccacaaaagaacttgtgtttaagatttaaaataaaaatagacataTTCTTCAAAAACTTTTGATGGGTTAGAGTGGCAGTAATTATCaaattcctccttttctttttgtttatatttctttttactctgaaaaatggatcaatactcaggtgaagaaaacttgataatccaaaatattttagCTGGAGTTCAAAACATCttagaaggacttgagagatttgataaGAAAATGGATTGTGGAGTATCACAGAAAAAGAtaatggggttggagccccagaaattaaagaagcgaATGAAAATACAGGAAACAAAGATAAGAtgttagatgaacttattaatggagtaaatgtgagtgaaggtggaaagaagggaagctggaaaagtgactttgataatgtGGTGCTTCATTCCAAactccaagatgcaggagaaaaagaaagagtgaaaaagatggaattaataagacaaatctatccagaaataagcttgataaccaaagttaagcttacattaataacaattcaagggcaatgaaactacatgagagatcttttaagctacaaagtgcagagagaagccttaaaccctggaaaggtccTGAAAAGAAAATTGACTCAACAGCTGGCAAGAGAgaaaagaccattttgttactggaaagacactggttacTAATGCTAATTGATGAAAAAAAGCTAGCTAATTATTGATAAttaataagtagagattttagtactttgtagactgttctagattatcattgaatgcttattcattaacatataatttactatgatagcaatagtgaaatgataaccttaattaggatacaTAACTGGGCCATAAATTGTTATTTGGGGTCTGGCGAGAAAATGTACAAATCTTACAaattttttgtttagatcttgttatgaagatataaataatttgagtTAGAAGAGAGGAGGTGTGATATAAATAAGGAAATGCTAAtgcatactttt harbors:
- the LOC116520366 gene encoding olfactory receptor 5V1-like; its protein translation is MENQNATVTFFVLLGFSYSITITTFFFLVFLLMYTLTLLGNIIILVVTSHLQSPMYFFIMHLAFIDICFSSITVPKLLVIFWARQTISYSGCFIQMFFVFVTGSTEDYILAAMAYDRYAAICKPLHYVQIVNTTHCRWLVAGAWAIGFLCAMINILPALKLDFCGSNFIRDFSCEFPSVLSLSCTETSSNWLAFLLSGGAVSGCSLIIILISYIHIISTILKLNSAEAKQKTFSTCSSHIIVVVLYYGTACFRNMRPSSASSIIVDELFSIQYKISTPMLNPLIYSLKNREVKEAIKKLMGYKPL